The nucleotide window TGCCGCCATCGATCGCCTGCCGTGCCAGCAGGCCCGTCAGCAAGGCCGCGCACTGGTTGATGCCCAGGAAATTGATCGCCTGCTCGACCGACTTGGCCTTGCGGGCGGCGCCGAAGAACGGCGAATTGGCCAGCTTCAGCAGTGCGCCGGACATGCCCACGTCGTTGCCGATGATGCGGGCGATGCGGCGCGGCGAAGGATCGTCATCGGCCAGCTCGGCCTGCAGGTCCACCAGCAGACTCGGGCGGGGGGGAATGCGGATCGAACGCAGCAGGGCGTCTTCGACGGCGGCTTCCCTGGCAGGAGTAGTGGTGGCGGTCATGGTTGTAATGGAACTGCGGCGAAAGTCAACGAACGTGCCATTATCGCTTGTTTCGGTACGGCAATATCATTTTGCACCGATTTTTTATCGTGTTCTTCTGTGAATGTTGCCCATCCGCGCCGGATTGATAGCGAAACGAACAGATTGCACTTGCCGATCCGGCAAGAGTACCGAGCCCGGCGCGGGCTTGCGCGGCGCGGCGCTACAATCTCCGCATGACGACTTTTCTTGCTGGAATTGACTTCAATGCACCATCGCACGAGGTGGCGCGGCTGCTGATCGGGGTGACCGTGCTGGTCGATGGCGTGGGCGGCCGGATCGTCGAAACCGAGGCCTACGACCGCGAAGATCCCGCTTCCCACACCTATAACGGGCCGACCGAACGCAACGCCGCGATGTTCGGTCCGCCGGCGCATGCCTATGTGTACCGCTCGTACGGCATCCACTGGTGCCTCAACTTCGTGTGCCGGGAAGAGGGCCATGGCGCCGGTGTGCTGATCCGCGCGATCGAACCCTTGCACGGGATCGAGACGATGGCCGCGCGCCGCGGCTTGCAGGATCCGCGGCTGCTGGCTTCCGGTCCCGGCCGGGTCTGCCAGGCGCTGGGCATCACGCGCGAGCACAACGGCAAGCCGCTGGCGCTGCCGCCGTT belongs to Pseudoduganella albidiflava and includes:
- a CDS encoding DNA-3-methyladenine glycosylase: MTTFLAGIDFNAPSHEVARLLIGVTVLVDGVGGRIVETEAYDREDPASHTYNGPTERNAAMFGPPAHAYVYRSYGIHWCLNFVCREEGHGAGVLIRAIEPLHGIETMAARRGLQDPRLLASGPGRVCQALGITREHNGKPLALPPFHLLPRDAEAMALPVAAGPRIGISKAMDTPWRFGVARSPYLSKPFRP